Proteins from a single region of Stappia sp. ES.058:
- a CDS encoding pitrilysin family protein, whose protein sequence is MPQTASALPRVFLAAAVALALAAPARASSDLPAGSTTLEAADAASFADIKIGGDVESFRLDNGLEVVVIPDRRAPVVTHMIWYRVGAADEEAGMSGVAHFLEHLMFKGTEKNPDGAFSKRVAAIGGQENAFTSNDYTAYFQRVAKEHLPEMMALEADRMENLILTDEVVAPERDVVLEERRMRVDNDPGAMLGETLDAVLYVNHPYGTPVIGWPSEISALSKDNAIAFYDRFYTPNNAILIVAGDVDVDGVRRMAEETYGKVAQRADPGERVRPAAQRVPGSLEVDLADPRVNQPNLRKAWLVPSYTTDKADSAPALDILSEILGGGSTSRLYRSLVIDQGVASSAGGWYQSSTLDDSRFMVYAVPSDGTSLEDLGAATRAVIDTLIADGVTEAELERAKTGLLSSALYAQDSQSSLARMFGVALTTGSSIDEVRGWPGAISAVTPEDVRKAAETYLAPRPVTAYLRAPSVDAGANAQQ, encoded by the coding sequence GTGCCGCAGACCGCTTCCGCCCTCCCGCGCGTTTTTCTCGCCGCAGCTGTCGCCCTTGCGCTCGCTGCGCCCGCCCGGGCCTCGTCCGACCTTCCGGCGGGATCAACGACCCTTGAAGCCGCCGACGCGGCCTCCTTCGCCGATATCAAGATCGGCGGCGACGTTGAAAGCTTCCGCCTCGACAACGGTCTGGAGGTGGTGGTGATCCCGGATCGCCGGGCCCCGGTCGTGACCCACATGATCTGGTACAGGGTCGGCGCCGCCGACGAGGAGGCCGGCATGTCCGGCGTGGCACATTTCCTCGAGCATCTGATGTTCAAGGGCACGGAGAAGAACCCCGACGGCGCCTTCTCCAAGCGCGTCGCGGCCATCGGCGGACAGGAAAACGCCTTCACCTCCAACGACTACACCGCCTATTTCCAGCGCGTCGCCAAGGAACATCTGCCCGAGATGATGGCGCTCGAGGCGGACCGGATGGAAAACCTCATCCTGACGGACGAGGTGGTTGCGCCCGAGCGCGACGTCGTGCTGGAAGAACGCCGCATGCGCGTGGACAACGATCCCGGCGCAATGCTGGGCGAAACGCTGGACGCGGTGCTTTACGTCAATCATCCCTACGGCACGCCGGTGATCGGCTGGCCGAGCGAAATCTCCGCGCTGTCCAAGGACAATGCGATCGCATTCTACGACCGGTTCTACACGCCCAACAATGCCATCCTCATCGTTGCCGGCGATGTGGACGTGGACGGGGTGCGGCGCATGGCCGAGGAGACCTATGGCAAGGTGGCCCAAAGGGCAGATCCGGGAGAGAGGGTACGGCCCGCGGCCCAACGGGTGCCCGGCTCGCTCGAGGTGGATCTTGCCGACCCTCGCGTGAACCAGCCCAACCTGCGCAAGGCCTGGCTCGTTCCAAGCTACACCACCGACAAGGCAGACAGTGCGCCCGCGCTCGACATTCTCTCCGAAATCCTCGGCGGGGGCAGCACCAGCCGGCTCTACCGGTCGCTGGTGATCGACCAGGGCGTCGCCTCCTCCGCGGGCGGCTGGTACCAGTCGAGCACCCTCGATGACAGCCGCTTCATGGTCTATGCCGTGCCAAGCGACGGAACCTCGCTGGAAGACCTCGGCGCGGCGACGCGTGCCGTCATCGACACGCTGATCGCCGACGGGGTCACCGAGGCGGAGCTGGAGCGGGCCAAGACGGGCCTGCTGTCTTCCGCGCTTTATGCCCAGGACAGCCAGTCGAGCCTTGCGCGCATGTTCGGTGTGGCGCTGACCACCGGATCGAGCATCGACGAGGTGCGCGGCTGGCCTGGCGCGATCAGCGCCGTCACCCCCGAGGACGTGCGCAAGGCAGCCGAAACCTATCTCGCGCCGCGCCCGGTGACCGCTTATCTGCGTGCTCCGTCCGTGGACGCTGGAGCAAACGCACAACAGTGA
- the lspA gene encoding signal peptidase II, whose product MTRSRLWGPKSGLILAITLAGLAADQGFKAWMLHGYEIAARGRVAVTPFLDLVMVWNYGVSYGLFQQDGAVGRWVLVAVTLVISVVFWVWGAQGDRRLPAISFGLVLAGAIGNGIDRVVYGAVADFFHFHVGSFSWYVFNLADVWIVAGVAGLLYDSFQKRP is encoded by the coding sequence ATGACACGATCGCGCCTCTGGGGACCGAAGAGCGGCTTGATCCTGGCGATCACGCTGGCCGGACTTGCCGCCGACCAGGGCTTCAAGGCCTGGATGCTCCACGGCTACGAGATCGCCGCAAGGGGCCGGGTCGCCGTCACGCCTTTCCTCGATCTGGTGATGGTGTGGAACTACGGCGTCTCCTACGGACTGTTCCAGCAGGACGGCGCCGTCGGCCGTTGGGTGCTGGTTGCGGTAACGCTCGTCATTTCGGTGGTGTTCTGGGTCTGGGGCGCGCAAGGTGACAGGCGGCTGCCGGCGATCTCCTTCGGACTGGTGCTGGCCGGCGCGATCGGCAACGGCATCGATCGCGTGGTCTATGGGGCGGTTGCAGACTTCTTTCATTTCCACGTCGGCAGCTTCTCCTGGTACGTGTTCAACCTCGCCGACGTGTGGATCGTTGCCGGCGTGGCCGGCCTGCTGTATGACAGTTTTCAAAAGCGGCCCTAA
- a CDS encoding DMT family transporter produces MSAPLPIPAPSITVMRGIALMSFAMLMVPLMDTVAKYLTGALPPLQITLGRFGFQMLFAFLTAAIGPGLAALKAPRLWPHLLRGFFLSGASACFFTALKTMPVADAIAIFFVEPMILTVLSALLLGESVGPRRWSAVFVGLIGAMIIIRPGFTAFGPTALLPLAAAFLFALYLVITRRLSGEGSMLSVQFSAGLGGAILLGALTAGGTMAGIEDATPVMPDLPSWGLLAIVGAISFFAHGLIVKAFAGAPASVLAPFNYLEIVSATLFGYLVFGDFPDGPTWVGIALIVGSGIYIAHREHRLSRAEMAARATRTGPPD; encoded by the coding sequence GTGAGCGCGCCCCTTCCCATCCCCGCGCCCAGCATCACCGTGATGCGCGGTATCGCCTTGATGAGCTTCGCGATGCTGATGGTGCCGCTGATGGATACGGTGGCGAAATACCTGACCGGGGCCCTGCCGCCGCTTCAGATCACGCTCGGCCGGTTCGGTTTCCAGATGCTCTTTGCATTCCTGACCGCGGCGATCGGGCCAGGGCTCGCTGCCTTGAAGGCGCCGCGCCTGTGGCCGCATCTGCTTCGCGGCTTTTTCCTGTCCGGCGCTTCGGCCTGCTTCTTCACCGCCTTGAAGACCATGCCCGTCGCCGACGCCATTGCGATCTTCTTCGTCGAACCGATGATCCTGACCGTGCTGTCCGCGCTTCTGCTGGGCGAATCCGTCGGGCCGCGCCGCTGGAGCGCGGTCTTCGTCGGGCTGATCGGCGCGATGATCATCATCCGCCCGGGCTTCACGGCCTTCGGGCCGACCGCGCTGCTGCCGCTCGCCGCCGCCTTCCTGTTCGCGCTCTATCTCGTGATCACCCGCCGCCTGTCGGGCGAAGGTTCCATGCTGAGCGTGCAGTTTTCCGCAGGACTTGGCGGCGCAATCCTGCTCGGTGCGCTGACCGCCGGCGGAACGATGGCCGGGATCGAGGACGCCACGCCGGTGATGCCGGACCTTCCCTCCTGGGGACTTCTGGCAATTGTCGGCGCGATTTCCTTCTTCGCGCACGGACTGATCGTCAAGGCCTTCGCCGGCGCCCCGGCCTCGGTGCTGGCCCCCTTCAACTATCTGGAGATCGTCAGTGCCACGCTCTTCGGGTATCTGGTGTTCGGCGATTTTCCCGACGGGCCGACGTGGGTCGGGATTGCGCTGATCGTCGGCAGCGGCATCTATATCGCCCACCGCGAACACCGGCTAAGCCGTGCCGAGATGGCCGCGCGCGCCACCCGCACCGGCCCGCCGGACTGA
- a CDS encoding bifunctional riboflavin kinase/FAD synthetase, which yields MNEHPPSRFVAIDALDAFPAGLRGGVVAIGNFDGVHRGHRRVLETALSHAQDAGVPAYALTFEPHPRSVFQPDTPVFRLTPPAQKARILAAMGLDGIVSVPFTRAFAGIEAEAFVTDILQARLGIVHAVTGYDFHFGRARRGTPEFLSQAGVVDGFGVTIVAAETDESATAVSSSRIRAALAEGDIALANALLGYRWSVEAEVRHGEKRGRDLGYPTANLALAPETQLAHGIYAVRVLLDGRWIDGVASFGRRPTFDNGAPLLEVFLFDFSGDLYGKTLRVTLASYLRPELRFDSADALVSQMDRDSAEARAALASLTPLGSLDSTLNGLPGEAASG from the coding sequence ATGAACGAACACCCGCCTTCCCGCTTTGTCGCCATCGACGCGCTTGACGCCTTCCCCGCCGGCCTGCGCGGCGGTGTCGTCGCGATCGGAAATTTCGACGGGGTGCATCGCGGCCATCGCCGGGTGCTGGAAACCGCGCTGTCGCATGCGCAGGATGCTGGCGTTCCGGCCTACGCACTGACCTTCGAGCCGCATCCGCGTAGCGTCTTTCAGCCCGACACGCCGGTCTTTCGTCTCACCCCGCCGGCGCAAAAGGCACGCATCCTCGCGGCGATGGGGCTCGACGGGATCGTCTCCGTGCCCTTCACCCGGGCCTTCGCCGGCATCGAGGCGGAAGCCTTCGTCACGGATATCCTTCAGGCACGTCTGGGGATCGTTCACGCGGTGACCGGCTATGACTTCCATTTCGGACGGGCCCGGCGCGGCACGCCGGAATTCCTGAGCCAGGCAGGGGTCGTCGACGGCTTCGGCGTGACCATCGTGGCGGCGGAGACCGACGAAAGCGCCACGGCGGTGTCCTCGAGCCGCATCCGAGCGGCGCTGGCGGAGGGTGACATCGCGCTCGCCAATGCGCTGCTGGGCTATCGCTGGTCGGTGGAGGCCGAGGTGCGCCACGGCGAGAAACGCGGGCGCGACCTTGGCTATCCGACCGCAAATCTGGCCCTTGCTCCCGAAACACAGCTTGCTCACGGGATCTACGCCGTCCGGGTGTTGCTCGACGGGCGCTGGATCGACGGCGTGGCGAGCTTCGGCCGCCGCCCGACCTTCGACAATGGCGCACCGCTGCTGGAAGTGTTTCTGTTCGACTTTTCCGGCGACCTCTACGGCAAGACCCTGCGCGTGACGCTGGCCAGCTATCTCCGCCCGGAGCTTCGCTTCGACAGCGCGGACGCGCTGGTTTCCCAGATGGATCGCGACAGTGCCGAAGCGCGTGCCGCGCTCGCCAGCCTGACCCCGCTCGGGTCGCTCGACAGCACCCTGAACGGTCTCCCCGGCGAAGCGGCGAGCGGGTGA
- a CDS encoding MaoC family dehydratase — MLTLQTLYFEDLSVGQSESLVKTVSSSDVIGFAEVSGDRNPIHLSEHFAARTPFRTRIAHGLYTASLISAVLGTRLPGPGAIYLSQTLNFRAPVRIGDDVTVTVTVAELMEKGNRARLDCTCAVGETVVLEGEAMVKVPARGDSESDDPRA, encoded by the coding sequence ATGCTTACCCTACAGACACTGTATTTCGAGGACCTTTCCGTCGGGCAAAGCGAAAGTCTCGTCAAGACAGTGAGCTCCTCGGATGTCATTGGTTTTGCGGAAGTGTCCGGCGACCGAAACCCGATTCACCTGTCCGAACACTTCGCCGCCCGCACCCCGTTCCGCACCCGCATCGCCCATGGCCTCTACACCGCAAGCCTGATTTCCGCGGTTCTTGGGACGCGGCTGCCCGGCCCGGGCGCGATCTATCTCTCCCAGACGCTGAATTTTCGCGCGCCGGTGCGAATCGGCGACGACGTCACGGTGACGGTCACCGTCGCGGAACTGATGGAAAAGGGAAACCGCGCCCGGCTCGACTGCACATGCGCGGTCGGCGAGACGGTGGTTCTGGAAGGCGAGGCAATGGTGAAGGTGCCGGCCCGCGGCGACAGCGAAAGCGACGACCCGCGCGCTTGA
- a CDS encoding response regulator, which translates to MALDVQMPVLVVDDYKTMIRIIRNLLKQLGFEDIDDAADGTEALEKMKQRRYGLVISDWNMEPMTGYELLKQVRADAGLCKTPFIMVTAESKTENVIAAKKAGVNNYIVKPFNAQTLKGKIEAVFAE; encoded by the coding sequence ATGGCCCTTGATGTTCAGATGCCGGTCCTCGTGGTGGACGACTACAAAACCATGATCCGCATCATTCGAAACCTGCTCAAGCAGCTCGGTTTCGAGGATATCGACGACGCTGCCGACGGTACGGAAGCGCTGGAGAAGATGAAGCAGCGCCGCTATGGCCTGGTCATCTCCGACTGGAACATGGAACCGATGACCGGATATGAGCTGCTGAAGCAGGTCAGGGCCGACGCCGGTCTCTGCAAGACCCCCTTCATCATGGTCACCGCGGAATCCAAGACGGAGAACGTGATCGCCGCGAAGAAGGCGGGCGTGAACAACTACATCGTGAAACCGTTCAACGCGCAGACGTTGAAGGGCAAGATCGAGGCGGTGTTCGCCGAATAA
- a CDS encoding protein phosphatase CheZ, with protein sequence MGALRKEDVAGLITFLEQNKDRDGDVTLNDVIDLAEMMTGSMHEFLGAVQPTITAELTAIAGEISRLKTEILQLRPNDMKDNQIPEAGRELDAIVEATESATETIMESAEKIMAADDDMDPAEYRAFVNDKMIEMFEACAFQDITGQRISKVVSALNAIDRRVTGFVERLRITEGDDAPAEETDEDRRKRDLILHGPQHAGEGVSQSDVDDMMSQGSQDEIDKLFG encoded by the coding sequence ATGGGCGCTCTCAGAAAAGAAGACGTTGCGGGCCTGATCACGTTCCTTGAGCAGAACAAGGATCGCGATGGCGATGTGACGCTGAACGACGTGATCGACCTGGCGGAGATGATGACCGGGTCGATGCACGAGTTCCTAGGCGCTGTGCAGCCGACGATCACTGCCGAACTGACGGCGATTGCGGGGGAGATTTCGCGGCTGAAGACCGAGATCCTGCAGCTTCGCCCCAACGACATGAAGGACAACCAGATCCCGGAAGCGGGACGCGAACTCGACGCCATCGTCGAGGCGACCGAATCCGCGACCGAAACGATCATGGAGTCGGCAGAGAAGATCATGGCGGCTGACGACGACATGGATCCGGCCGAATACCGCGCGTTCGTCAACGACAAGATGATCGAGATGTTCGAGGCCTGCGCGTTTCAGGACATCACCGGTCAGCGCATTTCCAAGGTGGTGAGTGCCCTGAACGCGATCGATCGCCGGGTCACCGGTTTCGTCGAGCGGCTTCGTATCACCGAAGGCGATGACGCGCCCGCCGAGGAAACCGACGAAGACCGGCGCAAACGCGACCTTATCCTGCACGGTCCCCAGCATGCTGGCGAGGGCGTGTCCCAGTCCGACGTCGACGACATGATGTCGCAAGGATCCCAGGACGAGATCGACAAGCTTTTCGGCTAG
- a CDS encoding TIGR01459 family HAD-type hydrolase, giving the protein MSTHNPLLVPGLSALAPGYKAVLCDVWGVLHNGVSAFPKACEALQRYRAETGGKVVLITNAPRPSPPILEQLARLYVPRDAFDAVVTSGDVTRAQLQAHGDVPVMHIGPERDHSLFEGLDLTLTDEAGAGQAVCTGLVDDERETPEDYRALLERMIARDLPLLCANPDIVVERGDTLIWCAGAIARLYEDLGGRVIILGKPHAPIYEAALARVAELAGEPVAKADILAIGDGLPTDIRGAVANEIDVLFITGGIHGADFGLTGAPVESLVRKRLEEEGLRARAAIAGLVW; this is encoded by the coding sequence ATGTCCACACACAATCCGCTTCTCGTTCCAGGCCTCTCGGCCCTGGCACCCGGATACAAGGCCGTGCTTTGCGATGTGTGGGGCGTGCTGCACAATGGCGTTTCCGCGTTTCCAAAGGCCTGCGAGGCGCTGCAGCGCTATCGGGCGGAGACCGGCGGCAAGGTCGTGCTGATCACCAACGCGCCGCGCCCTTCTCCGCCGATCCTGGAACAGCTCGCCCGCCTCTACGTGCCGCGCGATGCCTTCGACGCCGTGGTGACGTCGGGCGACGTCACCCGCGCCCAGCTTCAGGCGCACGGCGACGTCCCGGTGATGCACATCGGCCCGGAGCGGGATCACAGCCTGTTTGAGGGCCTGGACCTGACGCTCACCGACGAAGCGGGCGCCGGCCAGGCGGTGTGCACCGGGCTCGTCGACGACGAGCGCGAAACGCCGGAGGACTACCGCGCGCTTCTGGAGCGAATGATCGCACGCGACCTGCCGCTCTTGTGCGCCAATCCCGACATCGTCGTGGAACGCGGCGACACGCTGATCTGGTGCGCGGGTGCGATCGCCCGGCTCTATGAGGACCTCGGCGGCCGGGTCATCATCCTGGGAAAACCGCATGCGCCGATCTACGAGGCGGCCCTTGCCCGCGTCGCCGAGCTTGCCGGCGAGCCTGTCGCCAAGGCGGATATCCTGGCGATCGGCGATGGGCTGCCGACGGACATCCGCGGTGCGGTGGCGAACGAGATCGACGTGCTGTTCATCACCGGCGGGATTCACGGCGCGGATTTCGGCCTCACCGGCGCTCCTGTGGAGAGCCTCGTGCGCAAACGGCTTGAAGAGGAAGGGCTTCGGGCCCGTGCGGCGATCGCCGGGCTTGTCTGGTAG
- the mutL gene encoding DNA mismatch repair endonuclease MutL, producing MTIRQLSDHAINQIAAGEVIERPASVVKELVENAIDAGARRISVATAAGGKTLIRVDDDGSGMRGDDLPLAIGRHCTSKLSEDDLFDIRSLGFRGEALPSIGAVGRLSLTSRHADDPHGWTIPVEGGARGEIRPASRPSGTQVEVRDLFFATPARLKFLKSDRAEASAITDVVKRLALAHPSVRFELSGSDRQTLTYASATGETALQARMAQVMGQEFVDNACEIDAEREDVRLYGLAGLPTYHRANTLAQFFFVNGRPVRDKLLMSALRGAYADVLARDRHPVVALFIEVDPRLVDVNVHPAKADVRFRDAQLVRGLVVGALKQAFAAAGHMASSHNATAALAAFSGGAGGGVSGAGGAAARDWRAMPDRRGTTDWRTSAYRPLQADAGFDAPDQAGFAAVSQPSADARAHEDAAPEDRMARPLGAARAQIHETYVIAQTETGLVIVDQHAAHERLVYERLKSALAERGVARQGLLIPEIVELPEEDVARLAERAGELEAVGLVLEAFGPGAIAVRETPAMLGQIDIRGLVRDLADDLAEWDKATRVRERLDHVAATMACHGSVRAGRRMRPQEMDALLRDMEATPNSGQCNHGRPTWIELKLADIERLFGRK from the coding sequence ATGACGATCCGGCAGTTGAGCGACCATGCGATCAACCAGATCGCCGCCGGCGAGGTGATCGAGCGTCCCGCCAGTGTGGTCAAGGAACTGGTGGAAAACGCCATCGATGCCGGCGCGCGCCGGATTTCCGTGGCGACGGCCGCCGGCGGCAAGACGCTGATTCGGGTCGATGACGACGGATCCGGCATGCGCGGCGACGACCTTCCGCTCGCCATCGGCCGGCATTGCACGTCGAAACTCTCCGAGGACGATCTCTTCGATATCCGCTCGCTCGGCTTTCGCGGCGAGGCGCTGCCCTCCATCGGCGCGGTCGGGCGCCTCTCGCTCACCTCGCGCCACGCCGACGATCCGCATGGCTGGACCATTCCCGTTGAAGGTGGCGCGCGCGGGGAGATCCGCCCGGCCAGTCGTCCGTCCGGGACCCAGGTGGAGGTCCGGGACCTCTTTTTCGCAACGCCGGCGCGGCTGAAGTTTCTCAAGTCCGACCGGGCGGAGGCTTCCGCGATCACCGACGTCGTCAAGCGGCTGGCGCTGGCGCATCCGTCCGTGCGCTTCGAGCTGTCGGGCAGCGACCGCCAGACGCTCACCTATGCCTCGGCCACTGGCGAGACCGCGCTGCAGGCGCGCATGGCGCAGGTGATGGGCCAGGAGTTCGTCGACAACGCCTGCGAGATCGACGCGGAGCGCGAGGATGTCCGGCTCTACGGGCTTGCGGGACTTCCGACCTATCACCGCGCCAACACGCTGGCGCAGTTCTTTTTCGTCAACGGCCGGCCTGTGCGCGACAAGCTCTTGATGTCGGCGCTGCGCGGTGCCTATGCCGATGTGCTGGCGCGCGACCGCCATCCGGTGGTGGCGCTCTTCATCGAGGTCGACCCGCGACTGGTCGACGTCAACGTGCATCCGGCCAAGGCGGACGTGCGCTTTCGCGACGCCCAACTCGTGCGCGGGCTGGTGGTCGGCGCGCTGAAACAGGCCTTCGCGGCGGCGGGACACATGGCGTCCTCGCACAATGCCACGGCGGCGCTCGCCGCCTTTTCCGGCGGGGCGGGCGGTGGTGTGTCGGGGGCAGGCGGTGCCGCGGCGCGCGACTGGCGTGCGATGCCCGACAGACGGGGAACGACGGACTGGCGCACCTCCGCCTACCGCCCGCTGCAAGCGGACGCCGGCTTCGACGCGCCCGATCAGGCGGGCTTCGCGGCGGTCAGCCAGCCCTCTGCGGATGCGCGCGCGCATGAGGATGCGGCGCCGGAGGATCGCATGGCGCGTCCGCTCGGGGCCGCGCGTGCGCAGATCCACGAGACCTATGTGATCGCGCAGACCGAAACCGGGCTTGTCATCGTCGACCAGCATGCCGCGCACGAGCGTCTCGTCTACGAACGGCTGAAGAGCGCGCTGGCGGAACGCGGTGTTGCGCGGCAGGGGCTGCTGATTCCGGAAATCGTCGAACTGCCGGAGGAAGACGTCGCGCGCCTTGCGGAGCGGGCCGGGGAACTGGAGGCGGTCGGTCTGGTGCTGGAGGCCTTCGGTCCCGGCGCCATTGCCGTGCGGGAAACGCCGGCAATGCTTGGCCAGATCGACATTCGCGGCCTCGTTCGCGATCTTGCAGACGATCTTGCGGAATGGGACAAGGCGACGCGTGTGCGCGAGCGGCTCGATCATGTCGCCGCCACCATGGCCTGTCACGGCTCGGTGCGCGCGGGACGCCGGATGCGGCCGCAGGAAATGGACGCACTGCTGCGCGACATGGAGGCGACGCCGAACTCCGGCCAGTGCAACCATGGCCGCCCGACCTGGATCGAACTGAAGCTCGCCGATATCGAACGCCTGTTCGGGCGCAAATAG
- the rsmD gene encoding 16S rRNA (guanine(966)-N(2))-methyltransferase RsmD, with translation MRIVAGRFRGKPLEAPRGSETRPTSDRLRETMFNVLAHSHPEALDETRVLDLFAGSGALGLEALSRGARHCTFIEEATAARGAIRTNVEALGLTGATKIFRRDATRLGAAGTIPPFDLVFADPPYRKELGEAALASARAGGWLAPGALAILEEDARTEIAIPDGFEVLDRRTVGDSQIVFLKTI, from the coding sequence GTGAGGATCGTTGCCGGGCGCTTCAGGGGCAAACCCCTTGAGGCACCGCGCGGGTCCGAAACGCGGCCGACGAGCGACCGTCTGCGCGAGACAATGTTCAACGTGCTCGCGCATTCTCATCCCGAGGCGCTCGACGAGACGCGCGTTCTCGACCTGTTTGCAGGGTCCGGCGCGCTTGGGCTGGAAGCGCTGAGCCGGGGCGCGCGCCATTGCACCTTCATCGAGGAGGCGACGGCAGCGCGCGGCGCGATCCGCACCAATGTGGAAGCGCTCGGGCTGACGGGCGCCACCAAGATCTTTCGCCGCGACGCCACCCGTCTCGGTGCGGCCGGAACCATCCCGCCCTTCGATCTGGTTTTCGCCGACCCGCCCTATCGCAAGGAGCTCGGCGAGGCAGCACTTGCCTCGGCCCGGGCCGGTGGCTGGCTTGCGCCCGGCGCGCTGGCCATCCTGGAAGAAGACGCCCGCACCGAGATCGCCATTCCGGACGGGTTCGAGGTTCTCGACCGCCGCACCGTCGGCGACAGCCAGATTGTTTTTCTGAAAACCATCTGA